The following DNA comes from Nicotiana tabacum cultivar K326 unplaced genomic scaffold, ASM71507v2 Un00001, whole genome shotgun sequence.
ttaaagctttcgaaattagaattttctttccaaatcaactctgaacttctcgaTATTCAATTCCGACCTCGCGTACAAGTCATAGCACCTAAAGTGAAGCtacccaaggcctcaaaccatcgaacgatgcgctagagctcaaaatgaccggtcgggtcattacattctcccccacttaaacatacgttcgtcctcgaacgtgctaaggactgctccggagttgtccaaaattactgtttaacacctcgtgcgcctacccgtgccaccacaatccagttgaacacattagctcaagtcagactgaagatcctcccttttatttagccAATAAACCTTAggaccaaattccaacctccgaatttctctacaggtcctgattctaacatacgaacaccgaaccaatcaccacacactgtaccaaaacatgatcacaCATCTATGATGAAACCACACCATACACCACATAAGtcggttgcccataataacatcctccgactaTAATAGCTGtaatttcacgaatctgatgcctgCAATACGTTTCATGACGTATATAAATCGTGTTCCAACTcccgcaatactgccacgatgaaAGAGACATGTAGAAACACACAATCACCTGCcgaatcaataattcatggagtctctcctcctgacaagaaccattacctcattctgaacttaATAACGATATTTTCCCTTTTAATGTACCTTATATAAGTCTGATTGCACTAATTTTAGgcccaataatctcgtctcaccaagTACAAACTGCTCCGACAATGAGTcacctcaaacactgaccaaGATCTTATGCAGCACCATCAAAGCGCTAACAAGATACCACTCGAATATAactcataaggaagaacgaactctggaaaagaactacccagcccACGTAACGAATAAAACAGTCGAACAGGCACTGTGAACTCTCCTTAGAGAATGAGAACAACATACGCATGAATAGATATAAGGAACCGTActtaacatctcactgttgcggcgtgcaacccgatccacacataatatcATTGCgttgtgcaacccgatccaaacaacgtacctgtggcggcgtgccacccgatctactcataataataaataaggacatacccatcaagccataatgcttctAACTACGGAATACcaaatatcggccacaagcatgCCATGTGAAAAAATACAACtttggggagacggatagcacaATACGccacaaaactcaagcacaactaaggtgcgataaatgacctaTATCTCGGGAGCCATcatgctcatataacaccacaagctacacgggacctcaacacatgtgtaaataatcaagtcgtctcaatCCGGAACAactcccacagttcacaaccaaaggaatacaGTGCCTTCCAgccataaactctcacattaacgatagtaccagaatctccatgcttggtttcaatccttaacaatcaagtgactaacatgtcacacttatacaaattcCCCCGTGGGATACACTCCCATGACCTTCAGCACCAGAtagcaaagtctgcacctccataccaccaaccgagttaattctgtaaagcaaatcaTGAATCTACAAATCAAcacacaatgcctcttccacaggATACCATTCTCAAGCGACACTAAGTTAATGCCAACTTACTCTAAACATATGAATTCTTCCCTGcccatccgagctcgtgacattcttatcaaaccgagccgcaaccttgatcctcaacctcTAATTCCCATGCTGCTCActacacctatcatgccgctacgcgagaGTATAAGAATTCCTTATAACCCCtaaactactagtagaataaacacttcattggctagaaatcTTTCACTTAACTCCtttcagaagaaccattgcaatacgcaactgaattcccacgACCGTAGAAAAagtacaaacctcaagtcgtggtctaaaccgccataactcttccgggatccatttatACAACAAGGACATAGgaatcgaatacctcccaaatcaagcAAATTATGGTGGCCGTCAAGTCCGTACCTACAACCACAAAAcacctgtataacttaacacgccaAAGGAATTGATCTTTGCCACAATCAtgttgattcaaaccattactaactgacccaacttcttccaatttactcttgacttgccttagaaatgaTAATAACTCCATTGAaaacataacgaactcaatctgTACTCATCCCGAGTGATACGAATCACGAGACCACCttgtctcaatacccatgaaccatctcataccctcctcaagCGCACAATAACATCTCCAACTGGCACACCCATTTTGCAagaccttccgcaaatgcgaagctAACACTCCCTTTCTTCTAATGTTGGACTGCAGACTCattgataacatagaacactctaAGCTCccttttcataatccactgcaaaactCGATCTTTAACCACACCAAGGACCCGAagtccttaggcactgcactctAATTCTTGAACCTACTCGGACCGttattgagagccacccactctgacctggtcccaaatataaccaaactctaatgctctgttagcacatgaataccctatcaaagaagcaaccggctgaatttatttccttgtacatcatattcacaagaagcataaactctgattCTTCCCAAACCTGCACCTGAATCGATAAGGCgaagtatagcacacattcatcaagttccttGCCCGAATTACCTttttgatgttttcttttcttagtcataaatgacccaccaatgcaccgacaaccagaaaccgcacaagcagacaaccacgcgatccaatcgcagacggtaggctcccccacttagttttaagctaccatcacataatgtagagcccACAACGATTCCTCCTTCTCATTTACCATGATCCCGTGTAGTTAACATCACGCAACTGCTAACCTgcccacaggagataacccacctgtggaattccatgACGACATCTTCCAACGGCGCTGCACTGGTTACAACTACTACGGAATCAGTAAActctcctgagcccatgctcgcccACCAACTGTACAAGTGCGTTCATGCCCCACTGACATCAACTAAAAAtacgacaatacattccaaactcgaagtcatgttgcatcctaacgataatcaagttttcacatccctcttcattccaagcaaactcctttctgccgTATTCAATCTTCCTCAGTACAGTAACCACCATCCCAAATAAAATCTGTAGACCAAACCGCCTTTCATCACGATTCCCAAAATCGCTCTAAATTCTCTCAAAGaacgtggctatcctaccacagaatctatACGCTACTCTGTCACTCCCACTTCGttcaaaccatctcctttaatcAACTTCCCAACCTCTGcctttcatacttgacctgctagtacttcaaccaccgcgaaacacttcaAAGATGGTCAAATAACACATATTGAAAAGTTGAATGTTTTTATCGCTTTTTGATATTTgggattaatttatttttttgtttatttaaattattaatgTTAATCACAAGTTTTACATACTTTACTGTAATTATAATTCATAGCAAATAGAATAGTTTAATAAATTAACATAATCAGAAAAGGCAATGGGCAACTAATTTAGTGCATGTATCTTAGAAGAAGtctaaaaggaaaaaataaatattaaaattacCTGGTAGAAGACAAGCTTCCGAAATCTCTTGCAATaatattggtccgattgagctcTTTTGATACACCATTAGCATAAATACCTCGTGGACAGAACCAAATAATATATTTAGTTATATTCCAATAATTTGGTTACATTCCACAAAAGAAATTTAAACTTCTGAGTAAAGAAAAGTACCAATCTCATTATCTACTTATCTAGTATTATTTTTTCAATATCTAAAAGAAATTGAAGTTTCTCTcgattaaaaaggaaaaaaaaaaacaaatatttcatACATCAAAACCCTATCAATATTTGTGTCGTGAGTTAATCACGATTATGAAAGTATCCTCTTGacgaaaagaaaagcaaaacatGTTGTCTTTTGACAAgtaatctttttttttctcctaAAGTTCTGCACCTAAAACTTACACAATGCAACACATAAAGACAGATTTATGATCACATACATGATACACccaaaatatatagagaaaattAGAAGTATCCAACCCAAACCAACCCGTAACATAGAAAACGAATCACTGTCATCttatatatactccctccgttcacttttacttggcatgtgtttaaccaaagaattagattctcagtcaaagcttatttttagaagtactcgggttactgataatcaagaaattcaatattctctcagaaataagaaaggaaattagaataagaaatgacaaaataatcaatagaaagcacaagaaagtaattatattccaataataatcagAACGTGTCTGTACAAATGATATTTCTTTCCCTTATATAGAGGTCTTTAAGTACAACATCTTTTCCCTTTTAAGACCGAGTCATAATGAGCATTACTGACATTAATGAAATGTTATAATTGGTAATCGTAACTGTTCGTGAAGATTCTGTAACGTTTGTAATGATCCACGCTCATTAATTGAAGATCCATGAATCTACCCTTTTTACTGTCTTGGTTCATTCCACCGGTGCCTCTTCATATAACTTAAAGAGACTCGAGCAACCATTTCTTTTCACCTCGTGAGTGATTTGTTCGTATCTGCTGTGACTCGTCTCTCTTTTAGTGCTCCTCTCCAGCCGTCGCTTTTCTAGTGATCCATGTGCCTTGCCATGTCAATCACATAATTAACTCCacatgtaatatttatttttaccaatacAGATAGCCCCCCACTTACCAATTATTcagcaattgaatatttgggaagtagATCACATTTATGGCGGGAATTTTTGCCACTGTTTCTCACGTACCATTGCATCTTCCTCTGAACCAATGCGTCAGATGTCACTTCTATTTAATGTATGTGACACGTGGCAGTCATCGATTGGTTCTGCAACTCTTCAGCGGGTTTTAGGGCTCTTTTGCTGCTGCATCAGCCATGAAGTGACTGTTTTCATAATGACGTTTTCATCATTAGTCTCTTTACACGACGGTTGCTTCTGCATATAAATACATCCTTTGCCTTTGATTTTACGAAAAACTTTCTTCAGTGTTCTTTATTCACAACTTACTCTTGTTCTTCATTACGTACTACTTCCCCATACAACTATGTCTTCTTCAAATCCTGATCCTCGAAAAGTCATTATAGTAGATGAACTTCCCCCTTCTTCCACTCCTATCAGGAGTAGCAGAGGTAGTAGGTTACGTAGTTTAAATTCAGTGTCTGTACGTGGTTCTCCTTCTCAACCCAGTACTACTCCTCCATCATCTTCTAGAACTAGGGCTTCTTCTTCACATAGATCTTCCGCTAGAAGTAGGGATTCTAGTGAACCGCTTCGTGAACCTACTGTCGACGAGATTATTCCCGATGTACTTTCCTTTGTCACTTCGTGAACCGCTTCAGGTCACTTCCATGACTTCTCACGATCGTGCTGATGTTTACCCTTCCTAGATTACTGAGGGTTTAGTTTTTATTGTGCGGAGAGATTGCTATTGAAAATTTGATTTCCCGATTCTGGTCCCCCATGAAAATCAAAGGATCACGTCCTTTAAAGCTGGTTCTTCTTTTGTGTAAACGTATCCCTTCACATTAGGTTTTAGGCCACCTATTGATCCAGTTATCATTGAATTTTGTCGTTTCTTCGATGTGTGTTTAGGACAGATTGGTCCTATTATATGGAGGGTTGTGGCATGCCTTAGATACTTGTCAATTTTGGTTTCTTTACCCTTCACCTTTTACCATCTGATTCATCTTTATTCTCTCAAATTATTTTGTCATGGGATTTTTACTCTCGTGGCGAGGAGTAAAAGGGTTTTGGTTAGCCCTGAAGACGACAAAGATCATGGCTGGTATGCCCGATTTGTTGCTGCTCCTACAAGTGGGTTAGTAGGTGAAGAGAACAtgcccttccctgagaagtgaaactttgcacgtaagtctttctttcaatcttttatttctcttcctttTTTGTGAAGAACTTGTAATCTTGTAactgttttacttttcttttttcagcaaccatgggaaCTGTTGAGGAGATTCCTAATCtccgtggttgggtagagaaaTTGTTAACCGTTACTCCTATGGAAAAAAGGTCCTGGAAATACCTTTCAAACAGATTTAGATGGAAAGTTAAGACTCACGGTAACTTTCTCTTTCACTTTCTTCCTTACTTCCATGTTTATTTTGGAACTTATTAACCCCTTTATGTGTTAGGGTTTCCCATTCGAGGTGTGAGTGCTGCTTCAATCACTGCTTCGAGGCTCTCTCTATCAAAGGCTCAAGAGATAATCTTGAGTTCTTAATCAAAAAGAAAACTTGATAGACCACAGATCTCTGAGGATGAAGAAGAACAGGACGAAGGCTCGTTGGTTCGCAAGCCACGGGCTAGGAGAAGGGTCATTTCAGATGACGAAGCTACTTCCCCTCCTAGTTCTGTTCCCATGTCCGAGCCTGAAAATGCTACCTTAGTGAGTTCTGATGAAGAGACGCCTGCTGCACCTCGTGACTCTACTGAACAGCTCTTTTCTCGTGGGTTTGATGAAGAAAGCTTTGGCTTTATATCTAAGGAAATGCCTCTTGACACTTTTCATGCCTCTGCTCCGATTGAACGTAAGTTACCCGTTCCTGCTGTTGCTGCCACTGTTCCGCCCGTGACTATTTTAACTTCCTCGACTGCCCCTACTGTTACAACTTCCCATGTTGAAGTTGGTTCCTCCAGTAATAGTAGGGCAATGAAACAAGTTACCATCGAGATTCCTAAAGATGGTAATCTTTTGAAGAAATCTGGCCAAGCTGATGTATGATTGAAACCACTGATTGGCCCAGTTGAGAAGTCAAGACTGGAAAGTCACAACTTTCTAACGTGGATGAATGATATTGTGCATTCGTCTTTAGAGGTATAAACCTTGTCTTTTTATTTTACGTGATTTCTCTTTTACTGGTATCACATTGCTCTTTTCATTACGTAGATCAATCTCATCGGAATGGAGATGATGAAAAGGATCATCCATACAGAGCAGTTGATGAATGATTATCACACTGAGGCGGACAACTGGTAAGAACAGTTCGAGGGGATTCAATTTGAGCTGGTGGTTTTAGAGGAAGAAAAGTGCACCTTAGAGCAGCAAGTAAAGGTTATGACAATGGAACTAGTGGTTGAGAAAGCCTTATCCAATCAGGCAGGCAAAGACAAGAATCTTCTCGAGTCTTCATTTGCTGAGCAACTTTTCAAGGCTTCTAAAGAAATTAGGAGCTTAAAGGATTTGCTAAACCAAAAAGAAGCTTACTCTGGGGAGCTTGTTTAAATGCTCACGCAAACTCAAGAAGATCTTCGTGTATCCTCAGACAAGGTTCAATTTTTAGAGAGATCTCTTACCCCCCTACAGGCTTCTTACGATGCTGCCTTGAATGAGAAGGATGAATTAAGAGCTGAGGTTGAGCAGTGGAAAAAATATTATGAGGCCCTTGAAGATAAAGCCATTGTTGATGTTAGCCGGGCTTTTTTGAACACTCACCTCAAAACGTTAATGGAAGTAAGCCGGGAAGGCTTTGACTTAGATGTTGATATTACAAAGACTAGAGAGACGATTGAAAAGACCCAGCAGAGTCAAAGCTTTTCTTCACCCGAGGTTGGCATTCCCGAGGGTGATGAAATCGCTCCTGGTGAGGCTGTTATTCACCTTCTCCTGCTCAAGTTGCTCTTCCTTCTGGTGATGATGCCACTCTTCATCCTACCGGTTCAGATTCTACCCCACAGTGAAAGTTAAAAAGTTTGaaatgtttcttttttttttattggtGGAACATTTAGAGATTTACCCCTGGTCCCATTTGAGGGTAATGTTTTGGAAAATCTTACCCCTAGTCCatttagggtttttttttgtaTAAGACAATTAGGTTAgaactaagttcatacttagttttAACCAAGTTATTATAATATCATCTTCTAAGTTTTTGTTCAACTTCTATGATATTTTATTCCGAGTTTCTGTACTACTCTTTTGTTATGAATTAAAAATACTTTAGTACTTCGTGACTTTTTGAAACAAGCAcgatttataaaagagggccctttcataaacgacacttaatgaagaagacgtctcaacttcataatggtgtaaacatacgaaagaagaaataggaacacacacgtttctttgaataactttgaggaagttttgtATCTTTCGAACTTTCAAATTGtataatactttacatgtattcaaatatcatctataactctttcgtaactgttttctttacaacagattttacaaaattcaagGGTATATCTTGCAACCCATGACTAAATATTGTCATTCGTAAAATTTTGAAATTTACATCCACGAGTATATTCTTCATAGGTTTTTGAATCAGGCTTGCATTTTTGGCTCTTGACTTTGCTCTTAACTTTTGATTTGTTGGGTAGACCATAGGCTTTACTTGAATTCTGACTTTTCcagtcttctttgccttcttttatatatatatatatatatatatatatatatatatatatatatatatatatatatatatatatatatatatagtcccccaagtgtttgatctttgaagtatgaaatctcgagcacttgattattccttccatgtggtccatttcctgaaaagaaaaaatatacgggactcggaggtatatATAATTTAGATGACGACTGCTTAACCCTTTATATTTCCATCAGAAACGTTGCAACCCTAGACCTGGAATAATGTTGCTTCCGCGTATCTTTCAGGTCTAATATCATTATTTGGTgtgggctagctttttgcctatcatctaaaattgttagCATAATTTTAGCTGTACAAAATAAAAATCGTAATTGAACGATACATGACCGTGGGTATTTCTTTTACTCAGAAATAGTATTTCTTTAAATGAACATCATTCCAACTCGAGGGTAAAACCTTTTCATCCATGGTTTCTAACTCGTAGGCACCTTTTCCAGCGATACCTTGAACtttatagggtccttcccaatttggatttAACTTTCCTGCTCCGGTTATATTTATTGATTGGAAAACCTTTTTAAGAACGAAGTCCTCAATTTTGAAGTACCTGAGGTGAGCCTTTCtgttgtagtatcgttctatgatttgcttttgtgctgccatccgtATTAAAGCTGCTTCTCTTCTTTGTTCGAGTAAGTCCAAGTTTGTTCTTAATTCCTCATCGTTCGACTCTTCCGTTGTCAATGTGAATCTCGTGCTTGGTTCTCCTATTTCAATTGGGAGTAAAGCTTCTGAACCGTACATAAGCGAAAATGGAGTTTCTCCCGTGGCTGTTTTTGTTGTGGTTCTATAATCCCATAACACTCCTGGTAATTCTTCAGGCCAATTCCCTTTTGATTTTTCTAgtctcttcttcaaattatggatgataatcttatttgttgactcagcttgtCCATTTGCCACGGGATGGTAAGGTGAAGAGGTTATTCGTTTGATTTTccaactttgaaagaactttGTAATTTTTGAGCCTATAAATTGTAGGCAattatcacatacgatttctTTTGGAACTCCAAACCGGCATATAATGTTTTGCCAAATGAAGTCTTTCACCTCTTTTTCTGGTGTCTGTTTGAAAGctcctgcctctacccattttgaaaagtaatctGTTAACACTAATAAGAATTGTACCTTTCCTTTAGCTTGTGGTAAAGGCCCtactatatccattccccatttcataaatggccatggggaAATAACTGTATGTAATAACTCTGCAGGTCGATGCATATTGTTGGCATatcgttgacacttatcacatttggCTACAAAAGTTTTtgcatcttcttccattttaggccagtagtatcctgccctgATTAGTGTTTTAACTAAAGATCTTCCACCTGCGTGATTTCCGCAATGTCATTCATGTACTTCCCTCATCACGTACTCAGTTTGATTGGGTCCAAGGCACCTTGCTAAAGGACCGCCAAATATTTTTCGATATAAATTATCTCGAATTAGGCAGTAACGAGCAGCTTTTCATCGAAGCACTTGAGATTCTTTCTTGCCTTCAGGTACGATCCCGCACTGTAAAAAATTAACaatctcgtttctccaatcccaggttaaattattaaagcttacctcatatttatccaggTCAAGTGCTGAaagaaatatatgtattaaaatagCATTTTCTTCACTCGTTACTTCTGCAACTGAAGCAAGGTTAGCCAACGTGTCTGCTTCTGTATTTTCTTCCCTGGGTATTTGCACGATCTTCCATGATTGAAATTGCCTGACCAGTTCTCGTACCTTTTCCAAGTATTGTTGCATTCGTGCCACTCTAGCAGTATAAGTCCCTTGCATCTGATTGACTACCAGTTGAGAGTCATTTTTAATCATGATTTGCTCTATGGAGAGTTCTCGTGCTAGttccaaacctgcaattacagcttcatactctgcttcattgatAGTAATAAGGTAATATTTAATTGCTTGTCTTATACTTTCACCCGAGGGTGGGATTAAGACAATACCTAAACCGGCTCCTTTGACATTTGAAGAGCCATCAGTAAATAAAGTCCACGTACCTTTGTCCTCCATTATATTATTTTGTCCGCAGACAAAGACTattaatataatggatatcaattggatatgataataagtgtgtgaggaatattataagtgatgtggggtctaaggagagccctaagatCAAGTCAAGTTGggaatttcatgatagactaaagttccaaatgagtacgcataaGACTAAACTTTGGActagcatatat
Coding sequences within:
- the LOC142178809 gene encoding uncharacterized protein LOC142178809, with product MEDKGTWTLFTDGSSNVKGAGLGIVLIPPSGESIRQAIKYYLITINEAEYEAVIAGLELARELSIEQIMIKNDSQLVVNQMQGTYTARVARMQQYLEKVRELVRQFQSWKIVQIPREENTEADTLANLASVAEVTSEENAILIHIFLSALDLDKYECGIVPEGKKESQVLR